A genome region from Natranaeroarchaeum sulfidigenes includes the following:
- a CDS encoding type II toxin-antitoxin system HicA family toxin, producing MTVMVNSGIYEWKRTRGDHAILRWEPPEDHDAEARTVPVPLHDEISEGTLKDIADQAGANDYQKFKA from the coding sequence GTGACGGTAATGGTCAACAGCGGAATCTACGAGTGGAAGCGCACGCGCGGCGACCATGCGATCCTCCGCTGGGAGCCGCCCGAGGACCACGACGCCGAAGCGCGCACCGTCCCAGTCCCGCTCCACGACGAGATTAGCGAGGGCACGCTCAAAGACATCGCAGATCAGGCCGGCGCGAACGATTACCAGAAATTCAAGGCCTAG
- a CDS encoding RDD family protein, giving the protein MGDFSELSKPYRERVQYASVTERGFAWAVDIVLVFLTAAVAELIVRIFITVPPSILFLAVFIGYHVILEAKWGRTIGKLLLGIKVVTTGGESISTYSAVVRNVTKVVGAFSLVLILVGVILIADSRYDQRLGDRWGNTIVVYG; this is encoded by the coding sequence ATGGGTGATTTCTCGGAACTTTCGAAGCCCTACCGTGAACGGGTGCAGTACGCATCGGTAACCGAACGGGGCTTCGCATGGGCGGTCGATATCGTATTGGTTTTTCTCACTGCCGCCGTAGCTGAACTTATTGTGCGTATTTTCATCACCGTTCCTCCTAGCATACTGTTTTTGGCCGTGTTTATTGGATATCACGTCATTTTAGAGGCAAAATGGGGGAGAACAATAGGAAAGCTGCTGTTGGGAATCAAAGTTGTCACTACCGGGGGTGAATCGATTTCGACGTATTCGGCAGTCGTACGAAACGTAACCAAGGTTGTTGGGGCGTTCTCGTTAGTACTCATTCTCGTAGGGGTCATCCTAATTGCAGACTCGCGGTATGATCAGCGTCTCGGGGATCGCTGGGGGAATACCATCGTTGTCTACGGCTGA
- a CDS encoding DUF7563 family protein, which translates to MPECDNCGAHLTPEYVRVFGDSSGSVPICIHCAPNTEARDAIADNE; encoded by the coding sequence ATGCCTGAGTGTGACAACTGTGGCGCGCACCTCACCCCGGAGTATGTTCGTGTGTTCGGTGATTCGAGCGGCTCAGTCCCAATCTGTATTCATTGCGCACCGAACACTGAGGCGAGGGATGCCATAGCTGATAATGAGTGA
- a CDS encoding DUF7342 family protein — MDITDIPDDAYAGEESPPDIDELESPESLLKSGPIRERVLNVVTGLRTPTKVSDIADLADCDTETARDYLEWFDEMGMVHRHDGRPVRYERNDAYFQWRRIDRIREDYSTQEIVETLSDTLEQIEDYREQFDANDPNGVSLLEASRDISTEDAWEALSEWKTLERRAALLDAARRDHPASGSTTGHIDA, encoded by the coding sequence ATGGACATCACTGATATTCCCGATGACGCGTACGCTGGCGAGGAATCACCGCCCGACATCGATGAACTAGAGTCACCCGAATCGCTGCTCAAAAGTGGACCAATCCGCGAACGAGTTCTCAACGTCGTCACCGGACTTCGAACCCCAACCAAGGTTTCAGATATCGCTGACCTTGCTGACTGCGATACCGAGACTGCCCGCGACTACCTAGAATGGTTCGACGAGATGGGCATGGTTCACCGCCATGACGGCCGTCCCGTCCGGTACGAGCGCAACGACGCGTACTTCCAGTGGCGACGGATCGACCGCATCCGCGAGGACTACTCCACCCAAGAAATCGTCGAGACGCTTTCAGACACTCTTGAACAGATCGAAGACTACAGAGAACAGTTCGACGCAAACGATCCCAACGGTGTCTCCCTCCTAGAAGCCAGCCGAGACATATCTACTGAGGACGCATGGGAAGCACTCTCCGAGTGGAAAACGCTCGAACGCAGAGCGGCCCTCCTCGACGCGGCGCGACGTGACCATCCTGCATCCGGTAGCACCACCGGTCACATCGATGCCTGA
- a CDS encoding carboxypeptidase regulatory-like domain-containing protein, with amino-acid sequence MAVGTSRKLTKCRITILALFVVMAMVGGAIIASPAAAESDSTEHVLSGTVVDESDDPIEDADVFIQDDDTDELVAEVPTDADGEYEIELEEGDYVMAAEADGFLSPSPVTVTLNEDRTQNLELETAATIEGTVKDEDDTEIEDVSVSAEQDGSSYSTSTDEEGMYSIDVPEGDYTVTVSDYRFEGGSVDVFLEKGETKEEDLEATKLSTGTLEGEVTDRDGESLEEAFVDIQQDGEQVDFVRTDADGQYDIELADGEYTVFAAKDGFQFEQRTVTIDGDATTIEEFELEELVTLDGEVTDTDDNALDGVDISLVEDGETVEETETDTDGEYEVEVPTGEYTVEISDSVHEDLDEVVTLDESETKNFELEPLATGTLEGEVTDEDGEPLEGATIDVQHDQESVDFTQTDADGQYDIELEEGEYTTTVFKDGFEVEERTVNIEEDATSIENVELEESLTLEGEVTDEEGEPIEDARVSITQDGDFVDSVQTDEEANYEVELEEGEYNVRADADGFLSDFTTVNLDEDRTQDFELEIAGVVEGTVTDEDGDAVEGVRVTAGQDGFTGTRTDENGDYSIDVPEGENTVSITDSEFEDVSKKFSVEKGETVTQDLEATPLSIGTLEGAVTDKDNEDDPIGNVEVGIFQDGDFIESVETDDDGTYEVELGEGEYSLSIDEDGFASKERDTSIEEETTTTEDFELEPLETGVLEGEVTDEEGEPIEAARVSIFQDAESVGSVQTDEEGNYAVEVEEGDYDVSISADGFAGEEHRVSISEDDTTTVDAELEIAAEIAGKVTDADDNAVEGIFVGIKQDGVVVSITATDEDGHYSQDIAEGEYTVSITDATHDGDSEEVSLVSGETTTQDLEATPVSTGTLEGEVTDQDRNTMGGALISIYQDGVFTESVDSAEDGTYDVDLGEGEYTAVVDAEDGNTLIASITVEAGETTTEDIVLEETGTVKGTVLEDSNGELSDSTVKVEQDGEILYSFMTRADGYYEAPLPPGEYTLTGNANGYEEASHEVTVTENETVTQDFELELATGTVEGEAIDEDRDPIEDAQISITQDDEEVESISTDADGSYEAELPLGEYTVTIDEDEYEAQDHEVTVTEDETVTQDFELELATGTVEGEVLDEDEDVIEAVEVSITQDDEEVESVSTDEDGSYEAELVLGQYTVSVDEDGYEAQDHEVTITEDETVTQEFELELATGSLEGEVIGEDGDPIEDAQISILQDDEEVESVSTDDDGFYETELVLGEYTVSVDEDEYEAQDSEVTLVEGEISIQDFTLVAEEDDETDAGGGGAPSLGPAEFEVSIREAPDSVAAGETVSVEVAVENVGGTTGEQTITLEHDGDQIADDTLELSRDQQRFITLTGEVDEGADGEQTFILSSDDDAVETSLAVEAETEEETDESDETEEADEDDADEADTEETEDDSEEASDDSAEAEETDDEPAEDEIVEDDDQPGFGVTVAVIALLGLLVGTRLSRNE; translated from the coding sequence ATGGCAGTTGGAACTTCACGAAAACTAACAAAGTGTCGTATTACTATACTCGCTCTATTCGTTGTCATGGCGATGGTGGGTGGTGCAATAATCGCCTCACCTGCAGCGGCAGAGAGTGACTCAACAGAACATGTGCTGAGCGGCACCGTGGTCGACGAAAGCGATGACCCCATTGAGGATGCAGACGTTTTTATTCAAGATGATGATACCGATGAGCTTGTTGCTGAGGTACCCACCGACGCAGATGGGGAATACGAGATCGAACTAGAAGAAGGTGATTACGTCATGGCCGCCGAAGCAGACGGATTCTTGTCCCCGAGCCCAGTTACGGTGACTCTCAACGAGGACAGGACCCAAAACTTAGAGTTGGAGACCGCAGCGACGATCGAGGGTACGGTGAAAGATGAAGACGATACCGAGATAGAGGATGTCAGTGTTTCGGCCGAACAGGACGGTTCATCCTACAGCACTTCGACCGATGAGGAAGGGATGTATTCGATTGATGTGCCCGAGGGCGACTATACAGTCACCGTTTCTGACTACAGATTTGAGGGCGGCAGTGTCGATGTATTCTTAGAGAAGGGAGAGACCAAAGAAGAAGATCTCGAAGCAACGAAGCTGAGTACTGGAACGCTCGAAGGGGAAGTCACCGATCGAGATGGTGAATCACTTGAAGAGGCATTCGTTGATATCCAGCAGGATGGGGAGCAAGTTGACTTTGTCAGGACTGATGCAGATGGACAGTACGACATTGAACTGGCTGACGGTGAGTACACCGTATTCGCAGCTAAAGACGGATTCCAGTTTGAACAGAGGACTGTCACTATTGACGGGGACGCCACAACGATAGAAGAATTCGAGTTGGAAGAATTGGTGACTCTTGATGGGGAAGTGACCGATACAGATGACAATGCTCTCGATGGGGTTGACATCAGTCTCGTCGAAGATGGCGAAACCGTAGAGGAAACTGAGACCGACACGGATGGGGAATACGAAGTCGAAGTCCCTACTGGAGAGTACACTGTTGAGATCTCTGATAGTGTTCATGAAGACCTCGACGAAGTGGTGACACTTGATGAGTCAGAGACGAAGAATTTCGAGCTCGAACCGCTGGCCACAGGTACGCTCGAAGGGGAAGTTACTGATGAAGACGGTGAGCCACTTGAGGGGGCGACTATTGATGTCCAGCATGATCAGGAGAGCGTTGATTTCACTCAGACTGATGCAGATGGACAGTACGACATTGAACTAGAGGAAGGTGAGTACACTACAACCGTATTCAAAGACGGATTCGAGGTTGAAGAGCGGACTGTCAACATCGAGGAGGACGCCACATCGATAGAAAACGTCGAGCTTGAAGAATCACTTACTCTTGAGGGAGAAGTCACCGATGAAGAAGGCGAGCCAATTGAAGATGCTCGTGTCAGTATTACTCAAGACGGTGATTTCGTTGATAGTGTCCAAACTGACGAGGAAGCCAATTATGAAGTAGAGCTTGAAGAAGGCGAGTACAACGTCCGGGCTGACGCGGATGGGTTCTTATCTGACTTTACGACGGTGAATCTCGATGAGGACAGGACCCAAGATTTTGAACTCGAAATAGCAGGCGTAGTCGAGGGAACGGTGACAGATGAAGATGGTGATGCAGTAGAAGGCGTTAGAGTCACTGCGGGACAAGACGGATTTACTGGGACTCGGACTGATGAGAATGGGGACTACTCGATTGATGTTCCAGAAGGAGAGAATACAGTTAGCATTACCGACTCTGAGTTTGAGGACGTTAGCAAGAAATTCTCAGTAGAAAAAGGAGAAACTGTAACCCAAGATCTGGAAGCGACGCCACTGAGTATTGGGACGCTTGAAGGGGCAGTCACAGACAAAGACAACGAAGATGATCCGATCGGAAATGTTGAGGTTGGTATCTTTCAGGATGGCGACTTCATTGAGTCTGTCGAGACTGACGATGATGGTACCTACGAAGTAGAACTAGGTGAGGGCGAGTACTCACTGTCCATTGATGAAGATGGGTTTGCGAGCAAAGAGAGAGACACCAGCATTGAGGAAGAGACGACGACGACAGAGGACTTCGAACTTGAACCTCTTGAGACAGGTGTGCTTGAAGGAGAGGTAACTGATGAAGAAGGTGAGCCGATTGAAGCTGCCCGTGTCAGTATTTTTCAGGATGCTGAATCTGTTGGCTCTGTTCAGACTGACGAAGAGGGTAACTACGCAGTTGAAGTTGAAGAAGGGGATTATGACGTGTCTATCTCGGCAGACGGGTTCGCAGGGGAGGAACACAGGGTTAGTATTTCGGAAGACGATACGACAACCGTAGACGCTGAGTTGGAAATAGCAGCGGAGATTGCAGGGAAAGTGACTGATGCAGACGATAACGCAGTAGAAGGTATCTTTGTTGGTATTAAACAAGACGGAGTTGTGGTGTCTATTACTGCTACGGATGAAGATGGGCACTACTCACAGGACATAGCTGAGGGTGAGTACACGGTCAGCATTACTGATGCGACGCACGACGGAGATAGTGAAGAAGTCTCGTTGGTCAGCGGCGAAACGACAACTCAAGATCTTGAAGCAACCCCGGTGAGTACGGGAACGCTTGAGGGAGAGGTCACTGACCAAGATAGAAACACAATGGGAGGTGCTCTTATTAGTATATACCAAGACGGCGTGTTCACGGAGTCTGTTGACAGTGCTGAAGATGGAACATACGACGTTGACCTCGGTGAAGGCGAGTACACTGCCGTCGTCGATGCAGAAGACGGTAACACACTTATAGCATCGATCACAGTCGAAGCTGGTGAAACAACGACAGAAGACATCGTTCTGGAAGAGACAGGAACAGTCAAAGGAACGGTTCTTGAGGATAGTAACGGTGAACTATCGGATAGCACCGTGAAAGTTGAACAGGATGGTGAAATCCTCTACTCCTTCATGACGAGAGCTGATGGGTACTACGAAGCCCCTCTTCCACCGGGAGAGTACACCTTGACAGGTAACGCAAACGGTTACGAAGAAGCGAGTCATGAAGTCACAGTCACTGAAAACGAAACAGTAACACAAGACTTCGAGTTGGAACTAGCGACAGGAACGGTTGAAGGTGAAGCCATTGATGAGGACAGAGATCCGATCGAAGACGCTCAGATTAGCATCACCCAAGACGACGAAGAGGTCGAATCCATCTCAACTGACGCAGACGGCTCCTACGAAGCAGAGTTACCACTCGGCGAATACACCGTAACAATCGATGAAGACGAATACGAAGCACAAGACCACGAAGTCACAGTTACTGAAGACGAAACAGTGACACAGGACTTCGAGTTGGAACTAGCAACAGGAACGGTTGAAGGTGAAGTCCTTGATGAAGACGAAGATGTGATTGAAGCGGTTGAGGTTAGCATCACCCAAGATGACGAAGAGGTCGAGTCCGTCTCAACTGACGAAGACGGCTCCTACGAAGCAGAACTGGTCCTTGGCCAGTACACCGTGTCCGTCGATGAAGACGGATACGAAGCACAAGACCACGAAGTCACAATCACTGAGGATGAAACCGTAACGCAGGAGTTCGAGTTGGAGCTGGCGACAGGCTCGCTTGAAGGTGAAGTCATTGGCGAGGATGGAGATCCGATCGAAGACGCTCAGATTAGCATCCTCCAAGATGACGAAGAGGTTGAGTCCGTCTCAACTGACGACGACGGATTCTACGAAACGGAGTTGGTGCTCGGCGAATACACTGTGTCAGTCGATGAAGACGAGTATGAAGCACAAGACTCTGAGGTTACACTTGTTGAGGGAGAGATCTCAATTCAGGACTTCACACTCGTTGCAGAGGAGGATGACGAAACCGATGCCGGCGGTGGCGGTGCTCCGTCCCTCGGTCCGGCTGAGTTCGAGGTGAGTATCCGTGAAGCTCCAGATAGTGTGGCTGCTGGTGAAACGGTCTCTGTAGAGGTTGCTGTGGAGAATGTCGGCGGGACAACCGGTGAGCAAACGATCACGCTTGAGCATGATGGTGACCAGATTGCTGATGACACCCTGGAACTCTCTCGTGATCAACAGCGGTTCATCACCCTCACTGGCGAAGTAGATGAGGGTGCTGATGGTGAACAAACATTTATTCTCAGCTCAGATGACGATGCTGTCGAGACATCTCTGGCCGTAGAGGCTGAGACTGAAGAAGAGACTGATGAGAGCGATGAAACGGAGGAAGCAGATGAGGACGACGCAGATGAAGCTGACACTGAGGAGACTGAAGACGACTCCGAAGAAGCGTCTGATGACTCCGCAGAAGCAGAAGAGACAGATGATGAACCAGCGGAAGATGAAATTGTAGAAGATGATGACCAGCCTGGCTTTGGCGTGACCGTCGCTGTGATTGCCCTGCTTGGGCTACTGGTCGGTACGCGATTGTCCCGGAACGAATAA
- a CDS encoding PIN domain-containing protein, which translates to MTVVFDAEPLLAFSFDEQGAGEVERWLDQVYDGELDGYVSTINLAEFRYIAAREASGEQADAHINDLREMGVSEYNIDGLWESAADLKATYSPSIGDAYAVAAAKDLDNNDQQRNVTLLVGADDDYDVFEATEGFNHLIERFRDQSA; encoded by the coding sequence ATGACTGTCGTCTTTGATGCCGAACCACTGCTTGCCTTTTCGTTCGACGAGCAGGGTGCAGGCGAGGTCGAACGCTGGCTTGATCAAGTGTACGACGGGGAACTCGATGGGTACGTCTCCACTATCAATCTCGCTGAATTTCGATACATCGCCGCCCGAGAAGCATCTGGAGAGCAGGCCGACGCTCATATCAACGACCTCCGAGAGATGGGCGTGTCCGAGTACAACATCGATGGTCTCTGGGAATCTGCAGCAGATTTGAAAGCCACGTACAGCCCATCTATCGGAGACGCATACGCCGTCGCTGCCGCCAAGGACCTCGACAACAACGATCAGCAGCGGAACGTAACCCTCCTTGTTGGCGCTGACGACGACTACGACGTGTTTGAGGCCACTGAGGGCTTCAATCATCTCATCGAACGCTTCCGCGACCAGTCTGCCTGA
- a CDS encoding AbrB/MazE/SpoVT family DNA-binding domain-containing protein produces MSDAEDGTTVTVTSKGQATIPKEFRDKLNIDTPGRVRFVENEAGEIVVQPIKRPSELRGALATEETDHGKSATERLREERQRDKTRTDEKHGVSEQEE; encoded by the coding sequence ATGAGTGATGCAGAAGACGGGACGACTGTTACCGTCACAAGCAAGGGGCAAGCGACGATCCCCAAAGAGTTTCGTGACAAACTCAACATCGACACGCCGGGCCGAGTCCGATTTGTCGAGAACGAAGCGGGAGAGATTGTGGTTCAACCAATCAAACGGCCATCCGAACTTCGAGGCGCACTCGCAACTGAAGAAACGGACCATGGGAAGTCGGCCACGGAGCGGCTTCGTGAAGAGCGACAGCGTGACAAGACGAGGACTGACGAGAAACACGGTGTTTCGGAGCAGGAGGAATGA
- a CDS encoding RNA-guided endonuclease InsQ/TnpB family protein, producing MAIEVTRTYVGSIQNHRQVCDGLDSLGDSASKIWNVARWTADRIWNETGEIPDEGVLKSYMKNQSCWKDLNAQSSQKVIEELSDAFQSWFDLRHKDEEANPPGYRKHGDERPRSTVTFKEDGFKHDPENNRVRLSKGKNLKEYWSDFLLCEYQTRPDVDLSKVNSVQNVRAVWNGDEWELHFVCNVSLETNDSAGEGVAGTDLGIKNIATVAFPDEYVLYPGNSLKEDKHYFKRAEYDTEGENGPSERSMWARRKLADRETHFYHTLTDTIITECVERGVGTLAVSWPEDVRESDWGKTGNKKLHSWAFDRIYQYLEYKGEIRGVEVLKENEWNTSKTCSRCGDDTKSNRVERGLYVCSSCELVGNADCNGAENMRQKITPSPHGEDRSNGCVAQPSTYLFDRESGMFRTREQVVS from the coding sequence ATGGCGATTGAGGTCACTCGCACCTATGTTGGTTCCATCCAGAACCACAGACAAGTCTGCGATGGCCTCGACTCGCTCGGAGACTCCGCCTCCAAAATCTGGAATGTCGCACGATGGACAGCCGACCGCATCTGGAATGAGACCGGTGAAATCCCAGACGAGGGTGTGCTGAAATCGTACATGAAGAACCAGTCATGCTGGAAAGACCTGAACGCACAATCCAGTCAGAAAGTCATCGAAGAACTTTCCGACGCTTTCCAGTCATGGTTCGACCTGCGACACAAGGATGAGGAGGCGAATCCGCCCGGCTACCGCAAACACGGCGACGAACGCCCCCGTAGCACGGTCACGTTCAAAGAAGACGGCTTCAAACACGATCCCGAGAACAACCGCGTCCGACTCAGCAAGGGGAAGAACCTCAAGGAGTATTGGTCAGACTTCCTGCTCTGCGAGTACCAGACACGACCCGACGTTGACCTCTCAAAAGTCAACAGCGTGCAGAACGTTCGGGCCGTCTGGAACGGCGACGAATGGGAACTACACTTCGTCTGCAACGTCAGCCTCGAAACGAACGACTCAGCAGGCGAAGGCGTGGCAGGTACCGACCTCGGTATCAAAAACATCGCCACAGTCGCATTCCCAGACGAATACGTACTCTACCCCGGTAACTCGCTAAAAGAAGACAAGCACTATTTCAAACGTGCTGAGTACGATACTGAGGGTGAAAACGGCCCCTCGGAGAGGTCGATGTGGGCACGTAGAAAACTCGCAGACCGCGAGACGCACTTCTACCACACGTTGACGGACACCATCATCACCGAGTGTGTCGAACGCGGTGTGGGTACACTCGCGGTGAGTTGGCCTGAAGACGTGCGAGAGTCTGATTGGGGGAAGACCGGCAACAAGAAGTTGCACTCGTGGGCGTTTGACCGTATCTACCAGTACCTCGAATACAAAGGCGAGATCCGTGGCGTTGAGGTGCTGAAAGAGAACGAGTGGAACACCTCGAAGACCTGTTCACGGTGTGGTGACGACACGAAGTCGAACCGTGTCGAACGTGGGTTGTACGTCTGCTCGTCGTGCGAGTTGGTCGGGAACGCAGATTGCAATGGGGCGGAGAATATGCGCCAGAAGATAACTCCGAGTCCTCATGGAGAGGATAGGAGTAACGGCTGTGTGGCACAGCCATCGACATACTTGTTCGACCGCGAGAGCGGGATGTTTCGCACGAGAGAGCAAGTCGTGTCGTAG
- a CDS encoding PKD domain-containing protein encodes MAEPSGSITFEDQTSSDGQTLVIAEVEAEEDATLGIINQRTDEALSWSTIEAGTYNDYEVSVAPPIIEESEVSVSLYPEGGGSGFARDTAIVDVPEDLEEPEGIEPTLIEADPAAGFEYPFFIYAPTSVSTGDDDPKPVLVEPVNSGQSTDDMEVHLDAGNQLVESSQTRDIADGLGAPLVIPVFPRPREEPVDWTHYIHALDDTSMSIDDGPLERVDLQLLNMVEWAHDFLESEGYPVRTDGILLNGFSASGNFVDRFAVLHPDEVISVTAGGLNGMPLLPLDEFEGRELPYHVGTADVEALTGSAVDREALDEMNQFLYMGSEDDNDTIGYGDAWTDDSLEQLALDVYGDHMIAERFPTAQHAYEEAGVSAQFRVYSDAGHTPRPAVDDIKEFHQRSLDDDDVSMFGEDVGTTLRIDVSPTDPVSGSEINVDASESTVPGDAEILSYQWDFGDGEDGTGETTTHTYTEAGELSVTLTVTTDQGTQHEETIEVVVDADDETTEDADSDETDSEGGGETDSGETDSEGGDETDSGETDSEDDGESDRDSDDESEATDDGSPGFGVGSALAGIGSLGYMLKRRLSETEKESN; translated from the coding sequence ATGGCTGAACCGAGTGGGTCGATTACGTTTGAGGACCAAACTTCCTCTGACGGGCAGACACTCGTCATCGCTGAAGTCGAAGCTGAAGAAGACGCTACTCTCGGCATTATAAATCAGCGGACTGACGAAGCCCTCTCTTGGTCTACCATCGAAGCAGGTACGTACAATGACTACGAGGTATCTGTTGCCCCGCCAATCATCGAGGAATCGGAAGTTTCTGTGAGTCTCTACCCAGAGGGGGGCGGATCCGGCTTTGCTCGTGATACAGCGATTGTAGACGTTCCTGAGGATCTTGAAGAACCCGAGGGGATTGAGCCGACGCTGATTGAGGCTGACCCAGCGGCCGGCTTCGAGTACCCGTTCTTTATTTATGCGCCAACGAGCGTCAGTACTGGCGACGACGACCCTAAACCAGTGCTGGTCGAACCGGTCAACTCCGGGCAGTCAACGGATGATATGGAAGTACATCTCGATGCGGGTAACCAGTTAGTTGAAAGTAGTCAAACCCGAGATATCGCGGACGGGTTGGGTGCGCCACTTGTTATTCCGGTGTTCCCCCGACCGCGAGAGGAGCCGGTTGATTGGACTCACTACATCCACGCCCTTGATGATACGTCGATGAGTATTGACGATGGTCCACTCGAACGTGTTGACCTCCAATTGTTGAATATGGTTGAGTGGGCACATGACTTTCTTGAAAGCGAAGGCTATCCCGTTCGGACAGACGGTATCCTGCTGAATGGTTTTTCAGCCTCTGGTAACTTCGTCGACCGATTTGCAGTCTTGCACCCTGACGAAGTGATTTCGGTTACAGCTGGTGGGTTGAACGGCATGCCGTTACTCCCACTCGATGAATTCGAGGGTCGGGAACTTCCGTACCACGTCGGAACTGCGGATGTCGAAGCCCTGACTGGTTCGGCAGTCGATCGTGAAGCACTCGATGAGATGAACCAGTTCCTCTACATGGGCAGTGAAGACGATAACGACACGATTGGGTACGGTGACGCCTGGACAGATGACTCGTTGGAGCAGTTGGCATTAGACGTGTACGGCGACCATATGATCGCCGAACGGTTCCCAACGGCTCAACACGCTTATGAGGAAGCCGGCGTATCAGCGCAGTTTCGCGTCTATTCTGATGCAGGCCACACACCTCGCCCGGCAGTTGATGACATCAAGGAGTTCCATCAGCGAAGCCTCGATGACGACGACGTGAGCATGTTCGGCGAGGATGTCGGAACCACTCTTCGAATCGATGTTTCACCAACTGATCCAGTTAGTGGCAGCGAAATAAACGTTGATGCAAGTGAGAGTACTGTTCCGGGCGATGCCGAGATTCTCTCATACCAGTGGGACTTCGGTGATGGTGAGGATGGCACTGGGGAGACAACCACCCACACGTACACCGAGGCAGGCGAGCTTTCGGTGACTCTGACGGTGACAACTGATCAAGGGACACAGCATGAGGAGACCATCGAAGTCGTTGTTGATGCCGATGACGAGACCACTGAGGACGCTGACTCTGATGAGACAGACAGTGAGGGTGGTGGCGAGACTGACTCCGGTGAGACAGACAGTGAGGGTGGTGACGAGACTGACTCCGGTGAGACAGACAGTGAGGATGATGGCGAGAGCGACCGCGATTCTGATGACGAAAGTGAAGCTACTGACGATGGCAGTCCCGGCTTCGGGGTTGGTAGCGCGCTCGCGGGTATCGGTAGCCTAGGATACATGCTAAAACGCCGCCTATCTGAGACTGAAAAAGAATCTAACTGA
- a CDS encoding Nmad3 family putative nucleotide modification protein produces MSVLLVGVGADGDHVMPELQLDQQGRFEYIPIPDTEEDTASLTYGDWELDYQDGTATNRVKKICPYGDGNWITDQETIAEYPVHHDPNFEALTFADKKSDGGKGSQIKSKLKSGDVLGFYTGIKRGPDDSDLQRYLYGYMTVNDIHDLSDLNNGGYHDRLREFPENAHTKRLIGAGEPKHEDIVIVDGCEPAEKLTYPIRMSERIDEPPWYKITDEFASRFAVQNGLKGICRKFPVELQLAQSEFIERVDYIRQQG; encoded by the coding sequence ATGTCAGTTCTTCTCGTTGGTGTAGGTGCTGATGGTGACCATGTTATGCCAGAATTGCAATTAGACCAGCAGGGTCGTTTTGAATACATTCCAATTCCAGACACAGAAGAGGATACAGCATCGCTCACTTACGGTGATTGGGAGCTGGACTATCAAGACGGGACTGCGACAAATAGAGTTAAGAAAATCTGTCCATATGGTGATGGAAATTGGATCACGGACCAAGAGACCATCGCCGAATATCCTGTACACCATGATCCGAATTTCGAGGCGTTGACTTTTGCTGATAAGAAAAGTGATGGTGGAAAAGGATCACAAATCAAAAGTAAGTTAAAATCTGGCGATGTTTTGGGATTTTATACAGGTATAAAGCGTGGTCCTGATGATTCTGACCTTCAGCGCTACCTCTATGGGTACATGACTGTGAATGATATTCATGATCTGTCTGATTTGAATAATGGTGGATATCATGATAGGCTTCGAGAATTCCCCGAGAACGCGCACACCAAGCGCCTTATTGGGGCCGGAGAACCGAAGCACGAGGATATTGTGATCGTAGATGGTTGTGAACCGGCCGAGAAGTTAACCTACCCTATCAGGATGAGCGAACGAATTGACGAACCACCATGGTACAAAATAACAGATGAGTTTGCAAGTAGATTCGCGGTTCAAAACGGTCTCAAAGGAATTTGTAGAAAGTTCCCGGTGGAGTTGCAATTAGCCCAGAGTGAGTTTATAGAGAGAGTGGACTATATTCGGCAGCAAGGATGA
- a CDS encoding pentapeptide repeat-containing protein translates to MQPGADLSDADLRYADLSKAEVRQVDLSNAILVNTNLRHADLRHAEIGGVDARGADLSYANLGESTIDGETEDFRGLQYLKQRGAKIRTNKE, encoded by the coding sequence ATCCAACCTGGCGCTGACCTCAGTGACGCCGACCTCCGATATGCCGACCTGAGTAAAGCAGAGGTCCGTCAAGTCGACCTCAGTAACGCAATCCTGGTTAATACCAACCTCCGTCACGCCGACCTCCGTCACGCCGAAATCGGAGGGGTGGATGCCCGAGGGGCGGATTTGAGCTACGCAAATTTAGGCGAGTCCACCATAGATGGAGAGACCGAAGACTTTCGCGGGTTACAGTACCTCAAACAGCGAGGAGCAAAGATCCGTACCAATAAAGAATAG